In Helianthus annuus cultivar XRQ/B chromosome 9, HanXRQr2.0-SUNRISE, whole genome shotgun sequence, the following are encoded in one genomic region:
- the LOC110878975 gene encoding glutathione S-transferase T3-like isoform X1 yields the protein MHPYRPPFGGPARPTNPNTTQPQTPYNLQDMDPSFLSYAAYLSGAPPFVSPTYGFGQAGGSQPSQPEPESEPDVEVVPESQPEPVQDKSKRGRRSHKKKEKDEPRRAKTTIKWTKDEEYTLTRAWLDISEDEDTANFQTGPVFWDRVRALFYSSWGQGEHRDKDSISSKWTDINNKCHAFQEVYQRNYDNRPSGESDVGVLTKTLEEFDRTKSPFTYYKCWELLRKSPKWALVNPMTTSSRRRAKRSKTSSSADPSTPTSDARNVDLNETLDVDEQFQDELARPTGRRKGTGKKTVESSSDLGLKDDFEEMNRRLQDIHDLGHKRWEIMKDRVVETKKFNELQEARQMEKDIEFLSKPIDHLQGDALILAQMRRQKIREKYGL from the exons ATGCATCCATACCGACCCCCGTTTGGTGGCCCCGCAAGACCcacgaacccgaacacaacccaaccgcaaaccCCGTACAACCTacaagacatggacccgagctttttaagttacgcggcttacttgagtggcgccCCTCCTTTTGTTTCTCCCACCTACGGCTttggtcaagccggcgggtcgcaaccgtcacaacccgaacccgaatccgaaccCGATGTCGAGGTCGTGCCGGAGTcgcaacccgaaccggtgcaagaCAAATCGAAACGCGGCAGAAGGTCGCATAAAAAGAAGGAAAAGGATGAGCCTCGACGTGCAAAAACAACCATTAAATGGACGAAGGACGAGGAATACACGTTGACTCGGGCGTGGCTCGATATTTCGGAGGACGAAGATACCG caaactttcaaacgggcccCGTTTTTTGGGATAGGGTGCGTGCACTCTTTTATAGCTcgtggggtcaaggcgaacatcgggacaaggattcaatttctagcaaatggaccgacatcaacaacaaaTGTCACGCGTTTCAAGAAGTTTACCAACGAAACTACGATAATCGCCCGAGCGGTGAAAGTGACGTCGGGGTTTTAACAAAGACTTTGGAGGAGTTCGATAGGACGAAAAGCCCTTTCACGTACTATAAGTGTTGGGAGctactacgaaaaagtccaaagtgggcgcTTGTTAATCCAATGACGACAAGTAGTAGACGCCgggctaaaaggtcaaaaacatcatcctccgcCGACCCGTCAACTCCGACATCCGATGCCCGTAATGTTGATTTAAATGAAACGTTGGACGTTGACGAGCAATTTCAAGACGAGTTGGCCCGACCCACCGGTAGAAGAAAGGGAACCGGGAAAAAAAcggtcgagtcgtcttccgatctcggCCTAAAGGatgatttcgaggagatgaaccgtcgtctccaagatATTCACGACCTCGGCCACAAACGTTGGGAGATTATGAAAGACCGAGTAGTTGAAACCAAAAAGTTCAACGAGTTGCAAGAGGCGCgacaaatggaaaaggacattgagtttttgtccaaaccgatCGACCACCTCCAAGGCGACGCGTTGATCTTGGCTcaaatgcgtcgccaaaaaatACGTGAAAAATATGGACTTTAG
- the LOC110878975 gene encoding glutathione S-transferase T3-like isoform X2, giving the protein MHPYRPPFGGPARPTNPNTTQPQTPYNLQDMDPSFLSYAAYLSGAPPFVSPTYGFGQAGGSQPSQPEPESEPDVEVVPESHKKKEKDEPRRAKTTIKWTKDEEYTLTRAWLDISEDEDTANFQTGPVFWDRVRALFYSSWGQGEHRDKDSISSKWTDINNKCHAFQEVYQRNYDNRPSGESDVGVLTKTLEEFDRTKSPFTYYKCWELLRKSPKWALVNPMTTSSRRRAKRSKTSSSADPSTPTSDARNVDLNETLDVDEQFQDELARPTGRRKGTGKKTVESSSDLGLKDDFEEMNRRLQDIHDLGHKRWEIMKDRVVETKKFNELQEARQMEKDIEFLSKPIDHLQGDALILAQMRRQKIREKYGL; this is encoded by the exons ATGCATCCATACCGACCCCCGTTTGGTGGCCCCGCAAGACCcacgaacccgaacacaacccaaccgcaaaccCCGTACAACCTacaagacatggacccgagctttttaagttacgcggcttacttgagtggcgccCCTCCTTTTGTTTCTCCCACCTACGGCTttggtcaagccggcgggtcgcaaccgtcacaacccgaacccgaatccgaaccCGATGTCGAGGTCGTGCCGGA GTCGCATAAAAAGAAGGAAAAGGATGAGCCTCGACGTGCAAAAACAACCATTAAATGGACGAAGGACGAGGAATACACGTTGACTCGGGCGTGGCTCGATATTTCGGAGGACGAAGATACCG caaactttcaaacgggcccCGTTTTTTGGGATAGGGTGCGTGCACTCTTTTATAGCTcgtggggtcaaggcgaacatcgggacaaggattcaatttctagcaaatggaccgacatcaacaacaaaTGTCACGCGTTTCAAGAAGTTTACCAACGAAACTACGATAATCGCCCGAGCGGTGAAAGTGACGTCGGGGTTTTAACAAAGACTTTGGAGGAGTTCGATAGGACGAAAAGCCCTTTCACGTACTATAAGTGTTGGGAGctactacgaaaaagtccaaagtgggcgcTTGTTAATCCAATGACGACAAGTAGTAGACGCCgggctaaaaggtcaaaaacatcatcctccgcCGACCCGTCAACTCCGACATCCGATGCCCGTAATGTTGATTTAAATGAAACGTTGGACGTTGACGAGCAATTTCAAGACGAGTTGGCCCGACCCACCGGTAGAAGAAAGGGAACCGGGAAAAAAAcggtcgagtcgtcttccgatctcggCCTAAAGGatgatttcgaggagatgaaccgtcgtctccaagatATTCACGACCTCGGCCACAAACGTTGGGAGATTATGAAAGACCGAGTAGTTGAAACCAAAAAGTTCAACGAGTTGCAAGAGGCGCgacaaatggaaaaggacattgagtttttgtccaaaccgatCGACCACCTCCAAGGCGACGCGTTGATCTTGGCTcaaatgcgtcgccaaaaaatACGTGAAAAATATGGACTTTAG